DNA from Ignavibacteriales bacterium:
AAATTAAATAATCAACAAGCGCGACATAGCTGTTGTAAACGAGTTAGTTTAGCATTAGAGTTTGTTATTTGCTTTTTATTGTTTCCTTTATTTAGTAAAACTAAATTTGAATTAAACATAAATAATTTTAGAAATTCAGTTAGAAACTGATTGAAAAAAATATTAATAATACATAGCAGCCAGGAACAGGATTTTGAATTTCAAAATGCATTGGAATCTGCGGGATACAGCACTTATGTAACTGCCGGCGAGACTGATGGTTTGAAAATAGCGGATAGATATCTACCTGATGTTATGATATGCGATCTGGATGATTATGAAAAGGAACTGATTGTTATTAAAAATTTAAACAGCAGTCCTTCAACGGAATGTATTCCTTTACTTGTTATCACATCAGCATCACAGAATGGTCACATTAGAGCGGCAATGGAATTGGGTGCAGATGATGTTCTGATAAAGCCTGTAAATCACGAATCACTTTTAAGGTCGATAAGAAAACGGTTAAGAAAAATTGAAGTGATAAAACAGAATTTAACTGATAAAATTATTTCAACTGAAAATGCTTTTTCTGAACATTCAAAAAAAACAGACCATATACTTATTAAAATCGGTACAAAATTAAAACTTGTAGAATTTTCAAAAATAGTCTGCATAACTGCACTTAAAGAATATTCTAAAGTAAAAA
Protein-coding regions in this window:
- a CDS encoding response regulator transcription factor, producing the protein MKKILIIHSSQEQDFEFQNALESAGYSTYVTAGETDGLKIADRYLPDVMICDLDDYEKELIVIKNLNSSPSTECIPLLVITSASQNGHIRAAMELGADDVLIKPVNHESLLRSIRKRLRKIEVIKQNLTDKIISTENAFSEHSKKTDHILIKIGTKLKLVEFSKIVCITALKEYSKVKTDDNCKIIVRKSIRNWVETLPAKDFLRIHRATIVNMLFLDRIEKAGFRNYNLYLKNISTPFPISQRYGNIMKKTFSV